One segment of Pseudophryne corroboree isolate aPseCor3 chromosome 10, aPseCor3.hap2, whole genome shotgun sequence DNA contains the following:
- the LOC134966503 gene encoding apolipoprotein A-IV-like has protein sequence MNKLAACCKERRSNSEMLVKAITITLVVFTIAGSLAEVTDSKLADAALNYLSLESSSTKGSLLKIQLLDLTKKLSALIDNLNSVNVEDLQNKVTVFVKLIQAQMTPDLVKLQLEVQKDSEQLRTKLSPYSDAVNKQLSKTTAALTGIFTFFDEELQALLQKSNLAVSEMMKNIALDLDIETRANPGNMQLSLASYSQRLEITITETLKELSESLLTSTEKVNEKIDQQVLTLYQSLSPFADDMQDNLRKQTENMKFQIKKNVSQMVSKILNNTALLKKQMSLYTVILKEESNLEFGYAKKTLDRFMTNMSLKVVEFKAMATTYRDILKEALVKSVADLKQKLINDAVSEQDQMNLEILEKDFLDKISKFINGTLLPAGSE, from the exons ATGAATAAACTTGCTGCTTGCTGTAAGGAGCGAAG ATCAAACAGTGAAATGTTGGTGAAAGCGATAACCATCACTCTCGTTGTATTCACTATTGCTG GTTCTCTGGCTGAAGTCACCGACAGCAAATTAGCTGATGCTGCCTTGAACTACCTCAGTCTGGAAAGCAGCAGCACCAAAGGCAGCCTGCTAAAGATCCAGCTATTAGATCTCACCAAAAAACTAAG TGCTCTGATAGACAACTTAAATAGTGTAAATGTAGAAGACCTGCAGAACAAAGTTACTGTTTTTGTCAAACTGATCCAGGCCCAGATGACACCAGACTTAGTGAAACTGCAGCTAGAGGTCCAAAAGGATTCGGAGCAGCTGAGAACCAAGCTCTCCCCATATTCAGATGCGGTGAACAAGCAGCTGAGCAAGACTACAGCAGCACTTACAGGCATATTTACTTTCTTTGATGAGGAACTTCAAGCCCTTCTACAAAAAAGCAACCTGGCTGTTAGCGAGATGATGAAGAATATAGCCTTGGATCTAGACATTGAGACCAGAGCAAATCCGGGAAATATGCAGTTGTCATTGGCCTCTTATTCACAAAGGCTGGAAATTACCATTACAGAAACCCTTAAGGAACTAAGCGAGAGCCTACTAACTAGTACTGAGAAGGTGAATGAGAAGATAGACCAGCAGGTCCTGACTTTGTATCAGAGTCTGTCTCCATTTGCAGATGATATGCAAGATAACTTGAGAAAACAGACCGAAAACATGAAGTTCCAGATTAAAAAGAACGTTAGCCAGATGGTGAGCAAGATCTTGAACAACACGGCACTGCTGAAAAAGCAAATGAGCCTCTATACGGTTATATTAAAGGAGGAAAGCAATCTGGAGTTTGGGTATGCCAAAAAGACACTGGACCGATTCATGACCAATATGAGCCTGAAGGTTGTAGAATTCAAAGCTATGGCAACCACCTACCGAGACATCCTCAAGGAAGCACTTGTAAAGAGTGTCGCAGACTTGAAGCAGAAGCTGATAAATGACGCTGTGAGTGAACAGGATCAAATGAACCTGGAGATCCTGGAGAAAGATTTCCTTGACAAGATCAGCAAATTCATTAACGGCACCTTGCTCCCAGCCGGTAGTGAATGA